Proteins from a single region of Diaphorobacter limosus:
- the infB gene encoding translation initiation factor IF-2: MSSNTVAEFAAELKKSPETLLDQLQSAGVAKSSSADVLNEADKQKLLAYLQASHGTAGDRKKITLVKKSTSEIKQADATGKARTIQVEVRKKRTFVKREDGVDAAPDPAAVARIAQEQELARREEEARRQAELIRRQEEELAQSRAEREAREQREREAEERAAAYVAEQEQKKAEEKAGRLEAKEQAVAEAQARAEAQAEARAKAEEESKARAAEEAARAVDLDERRRKALAEAEAIRAMMAAPKKVLVAKKPEEPKPAAKAADAKDAKKGTLHKPAAGAGARAAAPAAPGAGKEVKSAKLSSSWANDATKKKEIKTRGDSSGGVGRGNWRSGPKGRRGNDRDERLQQQAPAEFRAIEVHVPETITVAELAHKMAIKASEVIKALMKMGQMVTINQPLDQDTAMIVVEEMGHKAVVAALDDPEAFTAEEVSGQQAEALPRAPVVTVMGHVDHGKTSLLDYIRRSRVAVGEAGGITQHIGAYHVETPRGIVTFLDTPGHEAFTAMRARGAQATDIVILVCAADDGVMPQTREAIKHAKAAGVPIVVAITKADKHEANPEKVKQELVAEEVVPEEYGGDSPFVAVSSKTGMGIDDLLEQVLLQAEVLELKAPVDAMAKGLVIEGQLDKGRGPVATVLVQSGTLKVGDVVLAGQTFGRVRAMVDENGQTAKEAGPSIPVEIQGLSEVPQAGDEFMVMADERRAREIATYRAGKFRHTKLAKQQAAKMENVFAEMQAGEVQHLPIIIKADAQGSQEALAASLLKLSTDEVRVQLVYAGVGGISESDVNLAIASKALIIGFNVRADANARKHAEASDVTLHYYNIIYDAVDELKAAMSGMLAPEQREEALGTAEIRTVFVATKIGTIAGSYITSGQVTRGCRFRLLRENVVIYTGEVEAVRRFKDDVKEVKEGFECGIKLRNYTDIKEGDQLELFEIKEIARTL, translated from the coding sequence ATGTCGAGTAACACTGTTGCCGAGTTCGCTGCAGAACTCAAAAAGTCGCCTGAAACCCTGCTGGATCAACTCCAATCCGCTGGCGTGGCCAAGTCATCCTCTGCCGATGTGCTGAACGAGGCTGACAAGCAGAAACTGCTGGCTTACCTGCAGGCCAGCCACGGCACGGCAGGCGACCGCAAGAAGATCACCCTGGTGAAAAAGTCCACCAGCGAGATCAAGCAGGCCGATGCCACGGGCAAGGCACGCACGATCCAGGTGGAAGTGCGCAAGAAGCGCACCTTCGTCAAGCGCGAGGACGGTGTTGATGCCGCGCCCGATCCGGCCGCAGTGGCCCGGATTGCGCAGGAGCAGGAGCTGGCCCGACGCGAGGAGGAAGCCCGCCGTCAGGCCGAGCTGATCCGCCGCCAGGAGGAAGAGCTGGCACAGTCGCGCGCCGAACGCGAGGCGCGTGAACAACGCGAGCGCGAGGCCGAAGAGCGCGCTGCAGCCTATGTGGCCGAGCAGGAGCAGAAGAAGGCCGAGGAAAAGGCCGGGCGCCTGGAGGCCAAGGAGCAGGCCGTTGCCGAGGCACAAGCCCGAGCCGAGGCACAGGCCGAGGCCCGTGCCAAGGCCGAGGAAGAATCCAAGGCGCGTGCGGCCGAAGAGGCAGCGCGTGCCGTCGATCTGGACGAGCGCCGCCGCAAGGCCCTGGCCGAGGCCGAGGCCATTCGCGCCATGATGGCCGCGCCGAAGAAGGTGCTCGTGGCCAAGAAGCCCGAGGAGCCCAAGCCGGCGGCCAAGGCCGCCGATGCCAAGGACGCCAAGAAGGGCACGCTGCACAAGCCGGCCGCCGGGGCGGGTGCCCGTGCCGCTGCGCCGGCCGCGCCGGGCGCCGGCAAGGAAGTGAAGTCCGCCAAGCTGTCTTCCAGCTGGGCCAATGACGCGACCAAGAAGAAGGAAATCAAGACCCGCGGCGACAGCAGCGGCGGCGTGGGGCGCGGCAACTGGCGCTCCGGCCCCAAGGGCCGCCGCGGCAACGACCGCGACGAGCGCCTGCAGCAGCAGGCGCCGGCCGAGTTCCGCGCCATCGAGGTGCATGTGCCCGAGACCATCACCGTCGCCGAGTTGGCGCACAAGATGGCCATCAAGGCCTCCGAGGTGATCAAGGCGCTGATGAAGATGGGCCAGATGGTCACCATCAACCAGCCGCTGGACCAGGACACGGCCATGATCGTGGTCGAGGAAATGGGCCACAAGGCCGTGGTGGCGGCGCTGGACGACCCCGAAGCCTTCACCGCCGAGGAAGTCTCCGGCCAGCAGGCCGAGGCCCTGCCGCGCGCGCCGGTGGTCACCGTCATGGGCCACGTGGACCATGGCAAGACCTCGCTGCTGGACTACATCCGCCGCTCGCGTGTGGCGGTGGGCGAGGCCGGTGGCATCACGCAGCATATCGGCGCCTACCATGTCGAGACGCCGCGCGGCATCGTCACCTTCCTGGATACCCCCGGTCACGAGGCCTTCACGGCCATGCGTGCACGCGGTGCCCAGGCCACCGACATCGTCATCCTGGTCTGCGCGGCCGACGACGGCGTGATGCCGCAGACGCGCGAGGCCATCAAGCACGCCAAGGCGGCAGGGGTGCCCATCGTCGTCGCCATCACCAAGGCCGACAAGCACGAAGCCAACCCGGAGAAGGTCAAGCAGGAGCTGGTGGCCGAGGAAGTCGTGCCCGAAGAGTACGGCGGCGACTCTCCCTTCGTGGCCGTGTCCTCCAAGACCGGCATGGGCATCGACGACCTGTTGGAGCAGGTGCTGCTGCAGGCCGAGGTGCTGGAACTGAAGGCGCCGGTGGACGCCATGGCCAAGGGCCTGGTGATCGAAGGTCAGCTGGACAAGGGCCGCGGCCCCGTGGCCACGGTGCTGGTGCAGTCCGGCACGCTGAAGGTGGGCGATGTGGTGCTGGCGGGCCAGACCTTTGGCCGCGTGCGCGCCATGGTCGATGAAAACGGTCAGACCGCCAAGGAAGCCGGCCCCTCGATTCCGGTGGAAATCCAGGGCTTGTCCGAGGTGCCGCAGGCAGGCGACGAGTTCATGGTGATGGCCGACGAGCGCCGTGCGCGCGAGATCGCCACCTACCGCGCCGGCAAGTTCCGCCACACCAAGCTGGCCAAGCAACAGGCGGCGAAGATGGAAAACGTGTTCGCCGAGATGCAGGCGGGCGAGGTGCAGCACCTGCCCATCATCATCAAGGCCGATGCCCAGGGCTCGCAGGAGGCGCTGGCCGCCTCGCTGCTCAAGCTCTCCACCGACGAGGTGCGCGTGCAGCTGGTGTATGCCGGCGTGGGCGGCATCAGCGAGTCGGACGTGAACCTGGCGATCGCCTCCAAGGCGCTGATCATCGGCTTCAACGTGCGTGCCGACGCGAATGCGCGCAAGCACGCCGAGGCGAGCGATGTGACCTTGCATTACTACAACATCATCTACGACGCCGTGGATGAGTTGAAGGCGGCGATGTCCGGCATGCTGGCGCCCGAGCAGCGCGAGGAAGCGCTGGGTACGGCCGAGATCCGCACCGTGTTCGTGGCGACCAAGATCGGCACCATTGCCGGCTCCTACATCACCTCGGGCCAGGTCACGCGCGGCTGCAGGTTCCGCCTGCTGCGCGAGAACGTGGTCATCTATACCGGCGAGGTCGAGGCCGTGCGCCGCTTCAAGGACGATGTCAAGGAAGTCAAGGAAGGCTTCGAGTGCGGTATCAAACTGCGCAACTACACCGATATCAAAGAGGGCGACCAGCTCGAACTCTTTGAGATCAAGGAAATTGCGCGCACGCTTTGA
- a CDS encoding cytochrome c, whose amino-acid sequence MGRAWLVWGAGATLLILLAATALVALNRLDELPLPEREAAAAPASPGLIAQGEYLVRVGNCMSCHTQPGGPAFAGGRAIATPFGSVYAPNLTPDDATGLGRWSAAEFWRAMHNGRSRDGRLLYPAFPYPSYTYITRADSDAIYAFLRSLSPVPLQSPPHVLRFPFNTQWALAGWRALFFRPGTFVQQSTQSAEWNRGAYLVQGLGHCAACHTPRNALGALRTDAQFHGGLIPAQNWYAPALNSGREAAVTAWPVEDVVALLKTGVSLQAGVSGPMAEVVFRSLQYLSDADLRAMAVYLRSLPPQDRPEPPVAKPAADLMERGQDIYRQQCAECHGEQGEGRRGAFPALAGNRAVTLADTTNLVRVLLQGGYQPATAGNPRPHGMPPFAQSLRDEEMAAVLSYIRNAWGNVAPRVDTIDVYRARERRGS is encoded by the coding sequence ATGGGCCGCGCCTGGCTTGTATGGGGGGCTGGCGCCACCTTGCTGATTCTGTTGGCTGCGACTGCCCTGGTGGCGCTGAATCGGTTGGATGAACTGCCATTACCCGAGCGCGAGGCCGCCGCCGCACCGGCTAGCCCCGGGTTGATTGCCCAGGGTGAGTATCTGGTGCGCGTGGGCAACTGCATGTCATGCCATACCCAGCCGGGCGGTCCGGCATTTGCTGGCGGACGGGCCATCGCTACACCCTTTGGATCGGTCTATGCACCCAACCTCACGCCCGACGATGCGACGGGCCTGGGCCGTTGGTCGGCCGCCGAATTCTGGCGCGCCATGCACAACGGACGTTCGCGTGACGGGCGGCTGCTCTATCCTGCGTTTCCTTACCCCAGCTATACCTACATCACGCGCGCGGATTCGGATGCCATCTACGCCTTCTTGCGCAGCCTGTCGCCAGTGCCATTGCAAAGTCCACCGCATGTACTGCGCTTTCCGTTCAACACCCAATGGGCGTTGGCCGGATGGCGCGCCTTGTTCTTTCGCCCTGGTACGTTTGTGCAGCAGAGCACGCAGTCAGCAGAGTGGAACCGTGGTGCCTACCTGGTGCAGGGCCTGGGGCATTGCGCTGCCTGCCATACGCCACGCAATGCCCTGGGCGCATTGCGCACCGACGCGCAGTTCCATGGCGGCTTGATTCCCGCGCAGAACTGGTATGCGCCGGCACTCAACTCCGGGCGCGAGGCAGCTGTCACCGCCTGGCCCGTGGAGGATGTGGTGGCTTTGTTGAAGACGGGCGTTTCGCTCCAGGCCGGTGTGTCGGGCCCGATGGCGGAGGTGGTGTTTCGCAGCCTGCAATACCTGAGCGATGCCGATCTGCGCGCGATGGCGGTATATCTGCGCAGCCTGCCGCCGCAGGACAGGCCCGAGCCGCCTGTCGCCAAGCCTGCGGCCGACCTGATGGAGCGCGGGCAAGATATCTATCGGCAGCAGTGCGCCGAATGCCATGGCGAACAGGGGGAGGGGCGCCGCGGCGCTTTTCCGGCACTGGCTGGCAACCGTGCCGTGACGCTTGCCGATACCACCAACCTGGTGCGCGTATTGCTGCAGGGCGGGTACCAACCGGCGACCGCCGGCAATCCACGCCCTCATGGCATGCCACCCTTTGCGCAGAGTCTGCGTGACGAGGAAATGGCGGCCGTGCTGTCCTATATCCGCAATGCCTGGGGCAATGTGGCGCCCAGGGTCGATACGATAGATGTTTACCGCGCCCGTGAACGGCGTGGCTCTTGA
- a CDS encoding SDR family oxidoreductase gives MTQTARIAIVTGAGTGIGKAAALALLRDGWSVALAGRREEPLLQVALESGAGTRALAVPTDVADPEAVRQLFDRTVQQFGRVDLLFNNAGVGAPAIPLEDLSVQQWKDVVDINLSGMFYCMQNAFRVMKSQSPRGGRIINNGSISAHTPRPNSVAYTATKHAVMGMTKTASLDGRKYDIAVGQIDVGNAETELAQRMTQGVQQANGQIAAEPLMDVAIVGQSVLYMANLPLEANVMFHTVMATKMPFAGRG, from the coding sequence ATGACGCAGACTGCAAGAATCGCCATCGTCACGGGTGCCGGCACGGGCATAGGCAAGGCCGCGGCATTGGCCTTGCTCAGGGATGGCTGGAGCGTGGCCCTGGCGGGTCGGCGCGAAGAGCCGCTGTTGCAGGTGGCGCTGGAGTCCGGCGCAGGTACGCGCGCCCTGGCCGTTCCCACGGATGTCGCTGACCCCGAGGCAGTGCGCCAGCTGTTCGACCGCACGGTGCAGCAGTTCGGCCGCGTGGACTTGCTATTCAACAACGCCGGCGTGGGCGCGCCCGCGATACCGCTGGAAGATCTGTCGGTGCAGCAGTGGAAAGATGTGGTGGACATCAACCTCAGCGGCATGTTTTATTGCATGCAGAACGCCTTTCGCGTGATGAAGTCGCAGTCGCCGCGCGGCGGGCGCATCATCAACAACGGCTCCATCTCGGCGCATACTCCGCGGCCCAACTCCGTCGCCTACACCGCGACCAAGCATGCCGTGATGGGCATGACCAAGACCGCATCCCTGGACGGGCGTAAGTACGATATTGCCGTGGGTCAGATCGATGTAGGCAACGCGGAGACCGAACTGGCCCAGCGCATGACGCAGGGGGTGCAGCAGGCCAACGGCCAGATTGCGGCCGAGCCCTTGATGGATGTGGCCATCGTCGGCCAAAGCGTGCTGTACATGGCCAACCTGCCGCTGGAGGCCAACGTCATGTTCCACACCGTGATGGCCACGAAGATGCCCTTTGCCGGACGTGGGTGA
- a CDS encoding thioredoxin family protein produces the protein MEAILQDTESAAGVCQPWWVVCLCAQWCGVCREYRSAFDALARDWPQVRFEWVDVEDEEDLMGDVDVETFPTVLIADGGAARFLGTVLPQTQVLGRMLQSLQADPDAPEANAQAQALFERIAASRVR, from the coding sequence ATGGAGGCCATTTTGCAAGACACTGAATCCGCTGCCGGCGTGTGCCAACCCTGGTGGGTGGTCTGTCTGTGCGCCCAATGGTGCGGCGTGTGCCGTGAGTATCGCAGCGCGTTCGACGCATTGGCGCGCGACTGGCCGCAGGTGCGCTTTGAGTGGGTGGACGTGGAGGACGAGGAAGACCTGATGGGCGATGTGGATGTGGAAACATTCCCCACGGTTTTGATCGCCGATGGTGGCGCTGCCCGTTTTCTGGGCACGGTGCTTCCTCAAACTCAGGTGCTGGGCCGCATGCTGCAAAGCCTGCAGGCAGATCCAGATGCGCCCGAAGCAAATGCGCAGGCGCAGGCGCTGTTCGAGCGCATCGCCGCGAGCAGGGTGCGCTGA
- the nusA gene encoding transcription termination factor NusA: MNRELLMLVEAISREKNVEHDVVMGAVESALAQATKKLYQGEVDIRVSIDRDSGEYETFRRWLVVPDEAGLQNPDAEELLMDARERIADIEVGEYIEEQVESVPIGRIGAMAAKQVILQKIRDAEREMLLSDFMSRGEKIFTGTVKRMDKGDLIVESGRVEGRLRRGEMIPKENLRNGDRVRAMIMDVDLTLRGAPIILSRSAPEFMMELFRNEVPEIEQGLLEIKSCARDAGSRAKIAVLSHDKRVDPIGTCVGVRGTRVNAVTNELAGERVDIVLWSDDPAQFVIGALAPANVSSIVVDEEKHAMDVVVDEENLAIAIGRGGQNVRLAADLTGWKINIMDAAESAQKQADESDAARRLFMEKLDVDEEIADILIAEGFESLEEVAYVPLQEMLEIESFDEDTVNELRSRAKDALLTMEIAREESMGAVSQDLRDLEGLTPELIAKLAAGGVNTRDDLADLGLDELTELTGQSAEDATALIMKAREHWFTGQE, from the coding sequence ATGAATCGCGAACTGTTGATGTTGGTTGAGGCTATTTCACGCGAAAAGAACGTGGAGCACGATGTGGTCATGGGCGCCGTGGAGTCGGCCCTGGCGCAGGCCACGAAGAAGCTCTACCAGGGCGAGGTGGACATTCGTGTATCCATCGATCGCGATAGCGGCGAATACGAAACCTTCCGCCGCTGGCTGGTCGTGCCCGACGAGGCCGGCCTGCAGAATCCCGACGCTGAGGAACTGCTCATGGATGCGCGCGAGCGCATCGCCGATATCGAGGTTGGCGAGTACATCGAGGAGCAGGTCGAGTCCGTGCCCATAGGGCGCATCGGCGCCATGGCAGCCAAGCAGGTCATCCTGCAGAAGATCCGCGACGCCGAGCGTGAGATGCTGCTGAGCGACTTCATGAGCCGTGGCGAGAAGATCTTTACCGGTACGGTCAAGCGCATGGACAAGGGCGACCTCATCGTCGAGTCCGGCCGTGTCGAGGGCCGCCTGCGCCGTGGCGAGATGATCCCCAAGGAAAACCTGCGCAATGGCGACCGCGTGCGCGCCATGATCATGGATGTGGATCTGACGCTGCGCGGCGCGCCCATCATCCTCTCGCGCTCGGCGCCGGAGTTCATGATGGAGCTGTTTCGCAACGAGGTGCCGGAGATCGAACAGGGCCTGCTGGAGATCAAGAGCTGCGCACGTGATGCCGGCAGTCGGGCCAAAATAGCCGTGCTCTCGCACGACAAGCGTGTAGATCCCATCGGCACCTGCGTCGGCGTGCGTGGCACGCGCGTCAACGCCGTCACCAACGAGCTTGCCGGCGAGCGCGTGGACATCGTGCTGTGGTCGGACGACCCGGCGCAGTTCGTGATTGGCGCGCTGGCCCCGGCCAATGTCTCCTCCATCGTCGTCGATGAAGAAAAGCACGCCATGGATGTGGTTGTGGACGAGGAAAACCTGGCCATCGCCATCGGCCGTGGTGGCCAGAACGTGCGCCTGGCGGCCGACTTGACGGGCTGGAAGATCAACATCATGGACGCGGCCGAGAGCGCGCAGAAGCAGGCCGATGAAAGCGATGCCGCACGCCGCCTGTTCATGGAAAAGCTCGATGTGGACGAGGAAATCGCCGACATCCTGATCGCCGAGGGCTTCGAGAGCCTGGAAGAAGTGGCCTATGTGCCGCTGCAGGAAATGCTGGAGATCGAGAGCTTCGACGAGGACACGGTCAACGAGCTGCGCTCGCGCGCCAAGGATGCGCTCTTGACCATGGAAATCGCACGCGAAGAAAGCATGGGCGCCGTGTCTCAGGATTTGCGCGATCTCGAAGGCCTGACGCCCGAGCTGATCGCCAAGTTGGCAGCCGGCGGGGTGAATACACGTGATGACCTGGCCGATCTCGGCCTGGATGAACTGACCGAGCTGACCGGCCAGTCTGCCGAGGATGCCACGGCCTTGATCATGAAGGCGCGTGAGCACTGGTTCACGGGGCAAGAGTAA
- a CDS encoding c-type cytochrome — MVSLARLGLALCLGLLATTVQAAFDDDGMAARVLACTACHGKEGRATPSGYFPRIAGKPAGYLYHQLINFRDGRRSYPQMSYLLEHLTDDYLREMAAYFAALDLPYAPPAATSAARALLERGQQLVRHGDASQKIPACAQCHGDALTGVAPFVPGLLGLSRDYVSSQLGAWQAGQRRAQSPDCMARIARQMAPGDVHAVATWLAAQVVPEQGKPAAEFKGKLPIPCGGVAAPAEAGSAR; from the coding sequence ATGGTCAGCTTGGCACGCCTTGGTCTGGCTCTTTGCCTGGGACTCTTGGCGACAACGGTGCAGGCGGCATTTGATGATGACGGTATGGCGGCTCGGGTGCTGGCCTGCACGGCTTGCCATGGCAAGGAGGGCCGGGCCACGCCCAGCGGCTACTTTCCGCGCATCGCCGGCAAGCCGGCAGGCTACCTGTACCACCAGCTGATCAATTTTCGTGACGGGCGGCGGAGCTATCCGCAGATGTCCTATCTGCTAGAGCATCTGACGGATGACTACCTGCGCGAGATGGCTGCGTATTTCGCAGCATTGGACTTGCCATATGCACCACCTGCGGCCACATCGGCAGCGCGGGCCTTGCTTGAGCGTGGGCAGCAACTGGTGCGCCACGGTGATGCCAGCCAAAAAATCCCCGCCTGCGCGCAATGCCATGGCGACGCCCTGACCGGTGTGGCGCCCTTTGTTCCCGGTCTGCTGGGGCTGTCGCGTGACTATGTGAGCAGCCAGTTGGGGGCCTGGCAGGCGGGGCAGCGGCGCGCTCAATCGCCTGACTGCATGGCCCGCATTGCGCGCCAGATGGCCCCAGGGGATGTGCATGCCGTGGCTACCTGGCTTGCGGCCCAGGTTGTGCCGGAGCAGGGCAAGCCTGCAGCTGAATTCAAGGGAAAACTGCCCATCCCTTGTGGAGGGGTTGCCGCCCCAGCCGAGGCAGGGAGCGCGCGGTGA
- the rimP gene encoding ribosome maturation factor RimP: protein MALQQIVEQTVAGLGYDLVEIERSAGGLLRITIDLVWAAPAAEVQEPVVEQFITVEDCEKVTRQLQYALEVEGVDYKRLEVSSPGIDRLLRNEQDFMRFEGEMVDITLKEPLGAAAGGQVAANRKKFRGTLERVDGGGWQIVWSDAPPVKPGQRVSKKRVPAPLQALGFTLDELREARLAPIVDFKGRGAKPDSAD, encoded by the coding sequence GTGGCATTGCAGCAAATCGTTGAACAAACCGTGGCCGGGTTAGGCTATGACCTGGTGGAGATCGAGCGCTCCGCAGGGGGATTGCTGCGCATCACCATCGATCTGGTGTGGGCTGCGCCTGCGGCCGAGGTCCAGGAGCCGGTGGTGGAGCAGTTCATCACCGTAGAGGACTGCGAGAAGGTGACGCGCCAGTTGCAGTACGCCCTGGAGGTCGAAGGGGTGGACTACAAGCGCCTGGAAGTGTCCTCGCCCGGAATAGACCGGCTGCTGCGCAACGAACAGGATTTCATGCGCTTCGAGGGCGAGATGGTCGACATCACCTTGAAGGAGCCCCTGGGCGCGGCGGCTGGTGGGCAGGTGGCGGCCAACCGCAAGAAATTTCGCGGCACGCTCGAGCGTGTGGACGGTGGCGGCTGGCAGATCGTCTGGAGCGACGCACCGCCGGTCAAGCCGGGCCAGCGCGTGAGCAAGAAGCGCGTGCCGGCCCCGCTGCAGGCGTTGGGCTTCACGCTGGATGAGTTGCGTGAGGCGCGGCTTGCGCCCATCGTGGACTTCAAGGGGCGTGGCGCCAAGCCAGATTCCGCGGACTAA
- the rnr gene encoding ribonuclease R: MYSKKKYSGPSAAQISSDEIEGSVQGHRDGHGFVIRDDGEPDIYIPPNEMRAVLHKDRVRVRIVRQDKRGRPEGRVLEIIERPPQPIIGRLLQESGVWLVAPEDKRYGQDVLIPKGATGSAATGQVVVVQLTEPPALFGQPVGRVVEVLGEVDDPGMEVEIAVRKYGVPHEFSEACLAQAKALPDTVRALDKRRRVDLTDIPLVTIDGEDARDFDDAVYCEPVKVGRGKGWRLLVAIADVSHYVETGSDIDIDAYDRATSVYFPRRVIPMLPEKLSNGLCSLNPHVERLCMVCDMMVSAKGKVQAYQFYPAVMLSHARLTYNEVSAVLGNTRGPEAAKYQDRVGNLLNLHDCYRALLTARQARGAVDFETTETQIICDDNGRIDKIVPRVRTEAHRLIEEAMLAANVCSADFVEQAHRPALYRVHEGPTPEKQDILRGYLKAMGVGMSISDDPRPEEFQAIAEATKDRPDAQQIHTMLLRSMQQAIYTPINSGHFGLAFEAYTHFTSPIRRYPDLLVHRVIKSILAGTKYALPALPTPGEAQFKLAKRLASKVAEPAIRPGKGAISVRDTQAWEAAGLHCSANERRADEASRDVEAWLKCQYMREHLGEEYSGVVSAVTSFGIFVTLDALYVEGLVHITELGGEYFKFDEARQELRGERTGIRYSIGARVRVQVSRVDLDGRKIDFRLVDETGETVQGKPAKARDGGKRPPEQDARLRDASQPQGFARSHDMLGHKDKDHGHGGSGKKHGAGKGESRNGGKAGGKPGAKGRKPRP; this comes from the coding sequence TTGTATAGCAAAAAAAAATACTCCGGCCCGTCCGCGGCGCAAATTTCTTCGGATGAGATCGAGGGCTCCGTGCAAGGTCACCGTGACGGGCATGGGTTCGTCATTCGCGATGATGGTGAGCCGGACATCTACATTCCCCCCAACGAAATGCGCGCCGTGTTGCACAAGGATAGGGTGCGTGTGCGCATCGTGCGCCAGGACAAGCGTGGTCGGCCCGAGGGGCGTGTGCTGGAGATCATTGAACGGCCACCGCAACCCATCATCGGCCGGCTGTTGCAGGAAAGTGGCGTTTGGCTGGTGGCCCCCGAGGACAAGCGCTACGGCCAGGACGTACTGATCCCCAAGGGCGCCACGGGATCCGCTGCCACCGGCCAGGTGGTGGTGGTGCAGTTGACCGAGCCGCCGGCCCTGTTTGGTCAGCCCGTGGGGCGCGTGGTCGAAGTGTTGGGCGAGGTGGACGATCCCGGCATGGAGGTGGAGATCGCGGTGCGCAAATATGGCGTGCCGCATGAGTTTTCTGAGGCCTGTCTGGCGCAGGCCAAGGCACTGCCCGACACGGTGCGCGCGCTCGATAAGCGCCGGCGCGTCGATCTCACGGATATTCCACTCGTCACCATCGACGGCGAGGATGCCCGCGACTTTGACGATGCCGTGTATTGCGAGCCCGTCAAGGTCGGGCGCGGCAAGGGCTGGCGCCTGTTGGTAGCCATTGCTGACGTGAGCCACTATGTGGAAACCGGCAGTGACATCGATATCGACGCCTACGACCGCGCCACCAGCGTGTATTTTCCGCGGCGCGTGATTCCGATGCTGCCGGAGAAACTCTCCAACGGCCTGTGCTCGCTGAACCCGCATGTCGAGCGCCTGTGCATGGTTTGCGACATGATGGTCAGTGCCAAGGGCAAGGTACAGGCCTATCAGTTCTATCCGGCCGTGATGCTCAGCCATGCCCGGCTGACCTACAACGAGGTTTCGGCCGTGCTGGGGAATACGCGTGGGCCGGAGGCAGCGAAATACCAGGATCGCGTGGGCAATCTGCTGAACCTGCACGACTGCTATCGCGCCTTGCTGACTGCACGCCAGGCGCGTGGCGCAGTGGACTTCGAGACCACAGAGACGCAGATCATTTGCGACGACAACGGCCGCATCGACAAGATCGTGCCGCGCGTGCGCACCGAGGCCCACAGGCTGATCGAGGAGGCCATGCTGGCGGCCAATGTCTGCAGTGCAGACTTTGTCGAGCAGGCGCATCGTCCGGCGCTGTACCGTGTGCACGAGGGGCCGACGCCGGAAAAGCAGGACATCCTGCGCGGCTATCTGAAGGCCATGGGCGTGGGCATGTCGATCAGTGACGACCCGCGTCCCGAGGAGTTCCAGGCCATTGCCGAGGCCACCAAGGACAGGCCCGATGCGCAGCAGATCCACACCATGCTGCTGCGCTCCATGCAGCAGGCGATCTACACGCCCATCAACAGTGGCCACTTTGGCCTGGCGTTCGAGGCCTACACGCATTTCACCAGCCCCATTCGCCGCTACCCTGACTTGCTGGTGCACCGTGTCATCAAGTCCATACTGGCCGGCACCAAGTACGCGCTTCCGGCCTTGCCCACGCCTGGCGAGGCGCAGTTCAAGCTGGCCAAGCGCCTGGCCTCCAAGGTGGCCGAACCGGCGATCAGGCCAGGCAAGGGCGCCATCAGCGTGCGCGACACCCAGGCCTGGGAGGCCGCGGGCCTGCATTGCAGCGCCAACGAGCGTCGGGCCGACGAGGCCAGCCGCGACGTGGAGGCATGGCTCAAGTGCCAGTACATGCGCGAGCACCTGGGCGAGGAGTACAGCGGCGTGGTCAGCGCCGTGACCAGTTTCGGCATCTTCGTGACGCTGGATGCCCTGTATGTCGAGGGCCTGGTGCACATCACCGAGCTGGGTGGCGAGTACTTCAAGTTCGACGAAGCGCGCCAGGAGCTGCGTGGCGAGCGCACGGGTATTCGCTACTCGATTGGTGCGCGCGTGCGCGTCCAGGTGAGCCGCGTGGATCTGGATGGCCGCAAGATCGACTTTCGCCTGGTGGATGAAACGGGCGAGACGGTGCAGGGCAAGCCAGCCAAGGCGCGCGATGGCGGCAAGCGCCCCCCCGAGCAGGATGCGCGCTTGAGGGATGCCTCGCAGCCCCAAGGCTTTGCCAGGAGCCATGACATGCTTGGCCACAAAGACAAGGATCACGGCCACGGCGGCTCCGGCAAGAAGCATGGCGCCGGCAAGGGTGAGTCCAGAAACGGCGGCAAGGCCGGTGGAAAACCAGGCGCAAAAGGGCGCAAGCCGCGCCCTTGA